The following are from one region of the Methanobacterium veterum genome:
- a CDS encoding glycosyltransferase family 2 protein, translating to MPVVSVIMPSYNHEKFIPEAVESVLGQTFTDLELIIIDDRSRDNSQQIIDEFAQEDNRIKKIFHSENLGIAKTINEGIKNSTGKYIALIASDDMWASEKLEKQLKILEADENLVVWCNSAIIDSNSNFTGEITSEKYKNATPHGYVFEEIINSWLSGSGIIMKRENIQDMRYSVNLKYLNDTQFYADLAYKYQFYYMEETLSKYRLHGDNASFGEISDIEGWYHDSLVLCIYLFRRYGGELSYKSLKNIFYKTCIIPFMIGTQNDVLNKFNIIYPVVTPLTFMLLTVKTIPKRIAGKIVK from the coding sequence TTGCCAGTTGTCAGCGTAATAATGCCTTCTTATAATCATGAAAAATTCATACCTGAAGCAGTTGAAAGCGTTTTGGGGCAAACTTTCACGGACCTGGAACTAATTATTATAGATGATAGATCTAGGGATAATTCTCAGCAAATTATTGATGAATTCGCCCAAGAAGATAATAGAATTAAGAAAATATTCCATAGTGAAAATTTGGGCATTGCAAAAACCATAAATGAAGGTATAAAAAATTCAACGGGAAAATATATTGCATTAATAGCTTCAGATGATATGTGGGCTAGTGAAAAATTGGAAAAGCAGCTGAAAATCCTTGAGGCAGATGAAAATTTAGTAGTATGGTGTAACTCTGCAATAATCGACTCTAATTCAAACTTTACTGGTGAGATAACTAGTGAGAAATATAAAAACGCCACTCCTCATGGATATGTTTTTGAAGAGATTATTAACTCATGGCTTTCTGGTTCAGGTATTATTATGAAAAGAGAAAATATTCAGGATATGAGATACAGTGTAAATTTGAAATACCTGAACGACACCCAATTTTACGCAGATTTGGCATATAAATATCAATTTTATTATATGGAAGAAACTCTTTCAAAATACCGCTTACATGGAGACAATGCTTCATTTGGAGAAATAAGTGATATAGAAGGATGGTACCATGATTCTTTAGTGCTTTGTATTTATCTTTTTAGGAGATACGGCGGCGAACTGTCATATAAATCCCTTAAAAATATTTTCTACAAAACATGCATAATTCCGTTTATGATAGGCACTCAAAATGATGTTTTAAACAAGTTTAATATAATTTATCCAGTAGTTACTCCATTAACTTTTATGCTACTTACTGTTAAGACTATTCCAAAAAGAATAGCTGGAAAAATTGTAAAATAA
- a CDS encoding GNAT family N-acetyltransferase: MVKIKRYKPEKKELWDNFVKGSKNGVFFFLRDYMEYHSDRFEDHSLIFFKDGELVALLPANRSGDTLFSHAGLTFGGIITDQKMDINLMLQIFDSLKEYLKGRGFKKLFYKAIPHIYHSYLSDEDLYALFINNATLVKREVSSTIKMDVKIPFSKNMKRNRKKAENKGLNLKRSYDFDTFMGLKEEQLLKKYGKNPTHTAEEIEYLAGKFPDNIKLFAVEHNGEIVDGLLIYESENVVHAQYQGATERGMQLYASSFIYDKIINQYCQKKYFDFGISTENNGHYLNRGLIDFKERFGARSVVYDSYELKLILMSFLMFLMVRIDIFIDLIDVGM; this comes from the coding sequence ATGGTTAAAATAAAGAGATATAAACCTGAAAAAAAAGAACTCTGGGATAATTTTGTGAAGGGTTCTAAAAATGGAGTGTTCTTTTTTTTGAGGGACTACATGGAATACCATTCTGATAGATTTGAAGATCATTCTTTAATTTTCTTTAAAGACGGGGAACTTGTTGCTTTATTGCCTGCAAATCGTAGTGGTGATACGCTGTTTAGTCATGCTGGATTGACCTTTGGAGGTATTATAACCGATCAAAAAATGGACATTAATTTAATGCTGCAGATATTTGACTCATTAAAAGAGTATTTAAAAGGTAGGGGATTTAAAAAACTCTTTTATAAAGCAATACCCCATATTTACCATTCATATTTATCTGATGAAGATTTGTATGCTCTTTTTATTAACAATGCTACTTTAGTAAAGAGGGAAGTTTCATCAACCATCAAAATGGATGTTAAGATACCATTTAGTAAAAATATGAAGCGAAACAGGAAAAAAGCCGAAAATAAGGGTCTAAACTTAAAAAGAAGTTATGATTTTGATACTTTTATGGGTCTGAAAGAAGAACAATTGCTAAAGAAGTACGGTAAAAATCCTACTCATACTGCAGAAGAAATTGAATATCTGGCAGGTAAGTTTCCAGATAATATAAAGCTCTTTGCAGTTGAGCACAACGGCGAAATAGTGGATGGACTGTTAATTTATGAGAGTGAAAATGTTGTCCATGCGCAGTACCAGGGAGCTACTGAGAGGGGAATGCAGTTATATGCATCTAGTTTCATCTATGATAAGATAATCAACCAGTACTGCCAAAAAAAATATTTTGATTTTGGTATATCCACAGAAAATAATGGTCATTATTTAAACCGTGGTTTAATTGATTTTAAAGAGAGATTTGGGGCAAGATCTGTTGTTTATGACTCTTATGAATTGAAATTGATCTTGATGAGCTTTTTGATGTTTCTTATGGTTAGAATAGATATTTTCATTGATTTAATAGATGTGGGGATGTAA
- a CDS encoding DegT/DnrJ/EryC1/StrS family aminotransferase: protein MVLFADLKKEYLSISEELNFNIQRVIKSGFYVLGEEVKKFEEDFSKYTGNNYAVGVNSGSDALFLALKSIGIGKGDEVITVSHTFISTVDAIIRNGAKPVFVDINPDTYCMDVSKIEEKITEKTKAILPVHLYGHPADMDPICKLKKNYGLYVIEDACQAHGAEYNGKKVGSICDMGCFSFYPTKNLGAYGDGGAVVTDNEELKEKMVQMRNYGQSEKYHHDFVGINSRLDELQAVILQTKLKHLDGWIESRRKNAEIYTELLQDSDIITPVEKRFAKHAYHLYVIRSKNRDHLKKKLLKNDIHPQIHYPVPVHKQKAYSKWNGLNLEATDQVCSEILSLPLHPWMDYEEILKVTNCLKRR from the coding sequence ATGGTTTTGTTCGCTGATTTAAAAAAAGAATATCTTTCTATAAGTGAAGAATTGAATTTTAATATTCAGAGAGTTATTAAATCCGGCTTTTATGTGCTGGGAGAAGAGGTAAAAAAATTTGAAGAAGATTTTTCCAAATATACTGGTAATAATTATGCTGTAGGTGTAAATTCTGGTTCTGACGCTCTTTTCCTTGCACTTAAATCCATTGGAATAGGTAAAGGCGATGAGGTGATTACAGTTTCACATACCTTCATTTCAACAGTTGATGCCATAATTAGAAATGGTGCTAAACCTGTTTTTGTTGATATAAATCCAGATACATACTGTATGGATGTATCAAAAATAGAAGAAAAGATAACGGAAAAAACTAAAGCCATTCTTCCTGTACATTTATACGGACATCCTGCAGATATGGATCCTATCTGCAAACTAAAGAAAAATTACGGTCTTTATGTAATAGAAGATGCATGTCAGGCACATGGTGCAGAATATAATGGGAAAAAAGTAGGCAGTATATGTGATATGGGATGTTTTAGTTTTTATCCTACCAAAAACTTAGGTGCATATGGGGATGGTGGTGCAGTAGTCACTGATAACGAAGAACTTAAAGAGAAAATGGTTCAAATGAGAAATTACGGCCAATCAGAAAAGTATCACCATGATTTTGTTGGAATTAACAGCAGGTTAGATGAATTACAGGCTGTTATTCTTCAAACTAAGTTAAAACACCTGGACGGATGGATCGAAAGCAGGCGGAAGAATGCTGAGATATACACAGAACTTCTGCAGGATTCTGACATTATCACACCTGTTGAAAAGCGATTTGCAAAACATGCTTACCATCTTTATGTAATCAGAAGTAAAAACAGGGATCATTTAAAAAAGAAACTCCTTAAAAATGATATACATCCTCAAATACATTATCCAGTACCTGTTCATAAACAGAAGGCTTATTCAAAGTGGAATGGTTTAAATTTAGAGGCTACGGATCAGGTATGCAGTGAAATATTATCACTGCCTTTGCACCCATGGATGGACTACGAAGAAATTTTAAAAGTTACAAATTGTCTAAAGAGGAGGTAA
- a CDS encoding GNAT family N-acetyltransferase, whose product MIEVKRYEAKEKELWDNFVKGSKNGVFFFLRDYMEYHSDRFEDHSLIFLKNDKPVALLPANRSGDTLFSHAGLTFGGIITNRKMKTSLMLQIFDSLKEYLKEGGFKKLLYKAIPHICHSYPSEEDLYALFINKATLIKREVSSTIEMDHKMPYSRNIRRNIKKIQDNRLNVKRSYDFSTFMLLKEEQLFKKYGLMPTHTALEMEYLAGKFPDNIKLFAAEQNETMIGGVVIYENKNVIHAQYQEANELGMDLHVPSLLFDKLINQYSEKKYFDFGISTENNGFYLNEGLIDFKERFGARSTVYDSYELNL is encoded by the coding sequence ATGATTGAAGTTAAAAGATACGAAGCAAAAGAAAAAGAACTCTGGGATAATTTCGTGAAAGGTTCTAAAAATGGGGTATTCTTTTTTTTGCGAGATTATATGGAATACCATTCTGATAGATTTGAAGACCATTCTTTAATTTTCCTAAAGAATGATAAACCTGTAGCTTTATTGCCTGCAAATCGTAGTGGTGATACACTGTTCAGCCATGCAGGACTGACCTTTGGAGGCATTATAACCAATCGAAAGATGAAAACTTCTTTAATGCTGCAGATATTTGACTCATTAAAAGAGTATTTAAAAGAAGGGGGATTTAAAAAACTCCTTTATAAAGCAATACCTCATATTTGCCACTCATACCCTTCTGAAGAGGATTTATATGCTCTCTTTATTAACAAAGCCACTTTAATAAAGAGAGAAGTATCATCAACTATTGAAATGGACCATAAGATGCCCTATAGTAGGAATATAAGGCGGAATATTAAAAAAATTCAGGACAATAGATTGAATGTAAAGCGAAGCTATGATTTTAGTACTTTTATGCTTTTAAAAGAGGAACAGTTGTTTAAAAAATATGGATTAATGCCTACACATACTGCCCTTGAAATGGAATATCTGGCAGGTAAGTTTCCGGATAATATAAAACTCTTTGCAGCTGAGCAGAATGAGACTATGATTGGAGGGGTGGTAATATATGAAAATAAAAATGTAATCCATGCGCAGTACCAGGAAGCTAATGAACTGGGAATGGATCTACACGTTCCAAGTTTACTTTTTGATAAGCTTATTAATCAGTACTCAGAAAAAAAGTACTTTGATTTTGGTATATCCACAGAAAATAACGGTTTTTATTTAAATGAAGGCTTAATTGATTTTAAAGAGAGATTTGGGGCGAGATCTACTGTATATGATTCGTATGAGCTGAATTTATAA